The Streptomyces sp. NBC_01268 genome segment CCGGTCCCGTACCCGTACGGAGAGGAGCCCCCGTCCGACCAGGGCGGGGGCTTCGTCGTGCGCTCAGCCGCCCAGGGAGTAGAAGGCGTCGAGTTCCGCGATGTCCTCGACGCACTCGTCGATGTCCGAGACCTTTCCTCCGATGATCGTGAAGAAGAGGGCGCCGGGCATCTCGATGCCCCGGTCGCCGTGCTCGGCGAACCACTTGTGGCTCGCGATGGCGTGGCCGCGCCCGTCGACGGTGATGGTGCCGAGCTCGATGCGCAGGGTGCCGCCGGTGTACTCGGCCAGCGACCCGTACATGGCGAGGACGTTGTCGCGGCCCTTGAAGTGCCCGCCGAACCGGGTGGTGCCCGGCGCGTGGTGGGTGCAGTCGCTGGTCATCAGGGCGGAGAGCGCCTCCATGTCACCGTGCATGAACGCTTCGTAGCCCTGCCGCACCAGGGCGGCGTCGGGGTGCTCGTGATGGGTCATGGTCCCGGCATGCCTTTCGGTGAGGGGATGTCCCCCCTCCTCAAGTCTCGGGGCTAGCCTCGGCCCATGCCACCCGCCAAGAAGCGCGCCCGCAGCTACGACTCCGCCAAGACCCGAGCCGCCGTCCTCGCCCAGTTCGGGCACGTACGGGACGCGGTGCTCGCGCTGCCCCCGGCGGCGCTCGACGGGCCGACCCGGCTGGGGGCGTGGACGGTGCGGGAGCTGGCCGGGCACATCGCGTGGATGGTCGACTCGGTGCCCGCGCTGCTCGCCGCGCCCGAGCCGGCGAAGCAGGAACTCCCGCTCCTGGACTGGCCGTCCGTGACCGCGTCGGCCGCCGGGCGGATCGACGAGCACACCCGGGGCATCGGCACCGCCGACCTCGCCGGTCTCTACGAGCGGACCCGGGAGGCGTACGAGACGGCGGTGGCGGCGGCCCCGGACACCCGGCTGCTCCCGGTGAGCTTCGGGGCGATGACGCTCGCCGATTTCCTCGTCACCCGGACCGTCGAACTCGTCGTCCACACCGACGACCTCAGCGCTGCGACCGGTGTCGGCATTCCGTACGACCGGCAGGCGCTCGCCGCCTGCACCCGCCTGCTCGCCGACACCCTCGCGGCGAGGGCGCCGGGCGGTGCGGTGGAGGTGCGCGTCCCGCCGTACGCGGTGGTGCAGTGCGTCGAGGGGCCGCGGCACACCCGGGGCACCCCGCCGAACGTCGTCGAGACGGACCCGCTGACCTGGATCCGGCTCGCGACCGGGCGCGCCGACTGGGCGGTGGAGCTGGACGCGGCGCGGGTGAGCGCGAGCGGGGAGCGGGCGGATCTGGCGGGGCTGCTTCCGCTGATGGGCTGAGGCGCCGGCGGCCGTCCCGGGAACCGTGGGCGGTCGCCCCCCCGGGAGCGTGAGCGGGCCCCCGGAACCGTAAGAGGAGCCGGCCCGTCCCATCGGCATGAAGAAGCCGCGCGTGTTCGCCGCCCTGGTCCCGCTGCTCTTCCTCGTCGCCTGCGGTGCGCAGCAGGGGACAGGTTCCGGAGCCGGCACCGTCACCCCCGGTCTGCCCGTCGAGGGCACCGACTGGACGATCGGGGCGGTCACGGTCGACGGCGCCCGGTCGGCGGCCCCACCCGGGGCGCGGGTGGCGTTCACGGAGGACGGGCGGGCCCGGGGGAACAGCGGCTGCAACACCTTCGGCGCCGCCGTCGCCGTGGACGGCACGAGCCTCACCGTCTCCCCGAGCGAGGTCACCGAGATCGGCTGCCCCGCCGACCTGCACCGTTTCGAGACGGCCCTGCTGAAGGCGTTCGACGGCCGGCTCAAGGGCGAGTGGAGGGGGAAGGCGCTCACGCTGACCTCGCCGGACGGGCGCCGGGTCGTGGAGCTGTCCGCCGAGCCCGACGCCCCGCTCGTCGGCACCACCTGGACGGTGGACGGGCTGCTCTCCGGGAAGACCGCCGCGTCCCTCCCGGCCGGCTCCGAGGGCAAGGCGAAGCTGACCTTCGGCAAGGACGGGCGGCTCACCGGCAGCCTCGGCTGCAACCGGGTCACCGCGCCCGCGCGGATCAGCGGCGGGACGATCACGCTCGGCGCGATCGCGACCACCCGGATGATCTGCACGGGGCCGCAGATGGACCTGGAGACGAAGCTGTACGAGGCCCTCGACGGCCCCCTCGGGTACCGGCTCGACCACCGCACCCTGACGGTCACCGACGCGGACGGGCAGGGCTTCACCGCGACCGCGGGCTGAGCCGGGAGGGCCTCCGGCCGTGCCGGGAGGGCCCGCCGGCTGCGTCCTCCGTCACATCCCGACCGTTCGGCCCGTGCCGTACGAGCGTCCGCTTCGGAGGGTCCCTTTCCCGGTCACCGGCCGGGAGCCCTTGTGCCCCTTGCTTTGTGGGCTCCGACAAGGATCGATGGATCAGTTCGTGGGATCGTACGAGCAGCTCGGGGGCCCTACCACGACCCGGTCGCCAATTCGGACCGGTGGTCGATCTCGCCTACACTCGGAGCCGTGCCACGTGGTGACGGTCGACTCAATCACGATCTGCTCCCCGGCGAGAAAGGCCCCCAGGACGCTTGTGGCGTCTTCGGTGTCTGGGCTCCGGGTGAAGAGGTCGCAAAGCTCACGTACTTCGGGCTCTACGCCCTCCAGCATCGGGGTCAGGAATCCGCGGGAATCGCGGTAAGCAACGGCTCCCAGATCCTCGTCTTCAAGGACATGGGCCTCGTGTCCCAGGTCTTCGACGAGACCTCTCTCGGTTCCCTCCAAGGTCATATCGCGGTCGGTCACGCCCGCTACTCGACCACCGGGGCCTCCGTGTGGGAGAACGCGCAGCCGACGTTCCGGGCGACCGCCCACGGCTCGATCGCGCTCGGCCACAACGGCAACCTGGTGAACACGGCCCAGCTGGCCGAGATGGTCGCGGAACTCCCCAAGCGGGAGGGCCGGTCCACTCAGGTCGCCGCGACGAACGACACCGACCTGGTGACCGCGCTGCTCGCGGGCCAGGCGGACGAGGACGGCAAGCCGCTCACCATCGAGCAGGCGGCCGCGAAGGTCCTCCCCGAGGTCCGGGGCGCCTTCTCCCTCGTCTTCATGGACGAGCACACGCTCTACGCGGCCCGTGACCCGCAGGGCATCCGCCCGCTGGTCCTCGGCCGGCTGGAGCGCGGCTGGGTCGTCGCGTCGGAGTCCGCCGCCCTCGACATCTGCGGTGCGACCTTCGTCCGCGAGGTCGAGCCGGGCGAGCTGGTGGCCATCGACGAGAACGGCATCCGCACCTCGCGCTTCGCAGAAGCGAAGCCCAAGGGCTGTGTCTTCGAGTACGTCTACCTGGCCCGTCCCGACACGGACATCGCCGGCCGCAACGTGTACCTCTCCCGCGTGGAGATGGGCCGCAAGCTGGCCAAGGAAGCGCCCGTCGAAGCCGACCTGGTCATAGCGACGCCGGAGTCCGGCACGCCGGCCGCCATCGGCTACGCGGAGGCCTCGGGCATCCCGTTCGGTGCCGGCCTGGTCAAGAACGCCTACGTCGGCCGGACCTTCATCCAGCCCTCGCAGACCATCCGCCAGCTGGGCATCCGGCTGAAGCTGAACCCCCTCAAGGAAGTCATCAAGGGGAAGAAGCTGGTGGTCGTGGACGACTCGATCGTCCGCGGCAACACCCAGCGCGCCCTGGTCAGGATGCTCCGCGAGGCCGGTGCCGCCGAGGTCCACATCCGGATCTCCTCGCCGCCGGTGAAGTGGCCCTGCTTCTTCGGTATCGACTTCGCCACCCGCGCGGAGCTGATCGCCAACGGCATGACGGTCGACGAGATCGGCAAGTCGCTCGGCGCGGACTCGCTCTCGTACATCTCGCTCGACGGGATGATCGAGGCGACCACCATCCAGAAGCCCAACCTGTGCCGCGCCTGCTTCGACGGCGAGTACCCGATGGAGCTTCCGGACCCCGAGCTGCTCGGCAAGCAGCTCCTGGAGACCGAGCTGGCCGCGGGCCCCGCAGCCACCGCGGCCGCGGACGCCCTCCGCCGCCCGTAACACCCCGCTGCGCCCCCGCAGTACGACACGAAAGTTCTGAAGCCATGTCTCAGGCCACCGGTGCCAGCTACGCGAGCGCGGGCGTCGACATCGAAGCGGGCGACCGCGCCGTCGAACTCATGAAGGAGTGGGTGAAGAAGACCCAGCGCCCCGAGGTCCTCGGCGGCCTCGGCGGCTTCGCCGGCCTCTTCGACGCCTCCGCCCTCAAGCGGTACGAGCGCCCGCTGCTCGCCTCGGCGACCGACGGCGTCGGCACGAAGGTCGACATCGCCCGCCAGATGGGCGTGTACGACACGATCGGCCACGACCTGGTCGCCATGGTCATGGACGACATCGTCGTCTGCGGCGCCGAGCCGCTCTTCATGACCGACTACATCTGCGTCGGCAAGGTGCACCCCGAGCGGGTCGCCGCCATCGTCAAGGGCATCGCCGAGGGCTGCGTCCTGGCCGGCTGCGCCCTGGTCGGCGGCGAGACGGCGGAGCACCCGGGCCTCCTGGGCCCGGACGACTTCGACGTCGCGGGCGCCGGCACGGGTGTCGTGGAGTACGACCGGCTGCTCGGCGCGGATCGCATCCGTACGGGTGACGCGGTCATCGCCATGGCGTCCTCCGGTCTTCACTCCAACGGGTACTCGCTCGTCCGCCACGTGGTCTTCGACCGCGCCGGCATGACCCTGGACCAGCAGGTCGAGGAGTTCGGCCGGACCCTGGGCGAGGAGCTCCTGGAGCCCACCAAGATCTACTCGCTGGACTGCCTGGCGCTGACCCGGACCACCGACGTCCACGCCTTCAGCCACATCACGGGCGGCGGCCTGGCCGCCAACCTGGCGCGGGTGATCCCGGACGGCCTGCACGCCACCGTGGACCGTTCGACGTGGGCCCCGGGCGCGGTCTTCGACCTGGTCGGCAAGGCCGGACAGGTCGAGCGCCTGGAGCTGGAGAAGACCCTCAACATGGGCGTCGGCATGATGGCCGTGGTCCCCGCCGACTCGGTGGACGCGGCGCTCACCACGCTGGCCGACCGGGGCGTCGAGTCCTGGGTGGCCGGTGAGATCACCGAGCGCGGCGACAAGGCGAGTGGCGCGGAGCTGGTCGGCGACTACGCGAAGTAGCCGGCCCCGGCACGTACGCGGAAGGGCACCCCTTGACCTCAAGGGGTGCCCTTCCGCGTACGTACGGGGTGGGGAGCCGTGTCCCGGGCCGGTGCGCCGGCGGTGTCGCGGGCGTCCCCGGACCGCTACCGTCCTCGGCGCCGCCGCTCCTGGAGCGGCCGTTTCCGGACAGCGCAGAAACCCGGTCCGGGTACCCCGGACCGGGCTGCGATGTTCAGAAGGTCAAGCGCGACGCTGAGTGGACGCCGGACCGGACTCGTCGTCCTCGTCCTCGTCCGTGTTGTAGAGATCCGCGTACTGCGCGTACGGGTCGTCTTCCTCGTCGTCGTCGTCCTCGAACGGCTCGCCATTCGGCGGCTGATTCGAGGTCGATGCGCCCAGCTCATTGGCCAGACGCGACAGGTCAGTCCCGCCGCTGCTGTACTTCAGCTGGCGGGCGACCTTCGTCTGCTTGGCCTTTGCCCGGCCGCGCCCCATGGCTCGACCCCCTCGGTGACGGGGCTCGACGGCCCCAGAGTCTTGACACGCGTTCATGATCCGGAACGGACTCTCGAATGAGAGACCGGTCCGTAGGGCTTCAACGGTACCTGTTTCCGTCGGTCTACGGTACGCCGCGCGCATCACATACCTCGGTACAGAACCTTCGAGGAGCCCCGTCCTCGCTGGTCAATCGCGATTTTAACCCCTTCTTGAGGGGCGACCCGCCGATCGGCGTGAGCGAAGTCTCCCGAATCGGCCCGGGAGGGGCTCTCCGTCGGCGGGCCGCCCCCGGCGAGGGTCAGTCGCGGCGGGCCTCGGCCATCCTCTGCTCGGCGATCCGGTCGGCCGCGGCGGCCGGCGGAATCCCATCAGACTTTGCGCGAGCGAAGATTTCGAGGGTGGTGTCGAAGATCTTCGTCGCCTTGGCCTTGCAGCGGTCGAAGTCGAAGCCGTGCAGCTCGTCGGCCACCTGGATCACGCCACCGGCGTTGATCACGTAGTCGGGCGCGTAGAGGATGCCGCGCTCCGAGAGGTCCTTCTCGACGCCGGGGTGCGCGAGCTGGTTGTTGGCGGCACCGCAGACGATCTTGGCGGTGAGGACCGGCACGGTGGCGTCGTTCAGCGCCCCGCCGAGGGCGCAGGGGGCGTAGACGTCCAGGCCCTCGGTGCGGATCAGCGCGTCGGTGTCGGCGACCACGGAGACCTGCGGGAACTTCTCGGTGATCCGGCGCACCGACTCCTCGCGGACGTCGGTGATCACGACCTCGGCACCGTCGGAGATCAGGTGCTCGACCAGGTAGTGGCCGACCTTGCCGACGCCCGCCACGCCGACCTTGCGGCCGCGGAGGGTGGGGTCGCCCCAGAGGAACTGCGCGGAGGCGCGCATGCCCTGGAAGACGCCGAAGGCGGTGAGGACGGAGGAGTCGCCGGCGCCGCCGTTCTCGGGGGAGCGGCCGGTGGTCCACTGGTTGGTGCGGGCCACGACGTCCATGTCGGCGACGTAGGTGCCGACGTCGCAGGCCGTCACGTAGCGGCCGCCGAGGGAGGCCACGAAGCGCCCGTAGGCGAGCAGGAGCTCCTCGGTCTTGATCGTCTCGGGGTCACCGATGATCACTGCCTTGCCGCCGCCGTGGTCGAGGCCGGCCATGGCGTTCTTGTACGACATGCCGCGGGAGAGGTTCAGCGCGTCGGCGACGGCCTCCGCCTCGGTGGCGTACGGGTAGAAGCGGGTGCCGCCGAGGGCGGGGCCCAGGGCGGTGTTGTGGAGGGCGATGACGGCCTTGAGGCCGGTGGCGCGGTCCTGGCACAGCACGACTTGTTCGTGGCCGCCCTGCTCCGAGTGGAACAGGGTGTGCAGTACATCAGGAACGCCGGTCACATCGGTCACGGTGGTGACTCCCAAGTTGATGCGGCGGAAGGTCCCCCCTGCGGGTGGGGGTGGGACCAGGTCGGCACGAGGGTAAGTCCTACCTGGCCGTAGCAGGGACGCAGTGCTGAGGATCACCCCCTCCCGGAGTACCCGCGTGGAAGGATTTGCGACATGCCGGACCCGTCGTGCCCCTCTTCGGTGCCCGTTCCGTACGCCTCCTACTTGCGGGTGTACGAGCCGCTGGCCGCGTTCCCGGAGCCGGAGCGGAGCCACTGGGCCCGCTACGCCTGCCGTACGGACCTGCCGGGGGCGCAGCAGGAACTGCGGAGCTCGCTGGCGGACTTGGTGCGGGTGCCGCCGGCTCCGGTGCCGGCCCGCGAGAGCGGGGACGCGTTCGTGGTGACGGTGGACGGGACGGTCCTGGTCTGTCCGTGGCGCACCCGGCTGCGCGGCTGGCTGGCGCTGGAGGAGCTGGTGGGCGGGACGCTGCCGGCGCCGGTCCTGGACGCGATGCTGGCGCCGGAGGCGCGGGCGCGGGTGGCGGCGGAGCACGAGCGGTGGCGGGAGCGGAATCCGGACGCGCGGCCGTGGATCCGCGGCGCGGTGTGGCAGGTGCCGCTCCGGTGGTTCGCGCTCTTCTCGGACGAGGAGCGGGAGTACGAGCCGGGGGCCCCGGGCGGGGCGGGCACGGGCGGCACAGGCGGCGGAGGGAGCGAGGGCGCCGGCGAGGCCGTGGCCCGGCCGCCGGTGCTGCGCTACCGGACGCCGATGGTGCAGGCGCGGCGGCGGCTCGCGCGGGCCCTGAAGGCGCTGCGGGAGGCGATCGACGAGGGCCCGATGACGGAGGGTCTGGTCGAGGTGGGGCGCTGGCTGGAGGAGTTCCATCCGCGGGCGCTGGTGGAGCTGGACTACGGCGGCCTGGTGCACGCGCTCGCGGCGGAGGCGCTGGAGGCGGACCGGTCGGCGGCCGACATGGCGGTGGGGATCGCGGCGCTGCGGGACGGCGACGAGGAGGCCGCGCAGGCGGCGTACGGGCGGCTGGCGGAGCGGTGGCGGGCGGTCCGCGACCTCCAGTTCGCCAACTGACGGGGCCGGTCTTCCCCCCTGGAACCGACCGTCCTCGCGGTTATCACTCGACAGATCGGGTCCATCTGGCTTAAATGATCTTCTCGCTGGACGTCTGTTCGGGTCTTTGGTGTGTTCTCGTGGGGACGTTGGGGCGGGTGTGGCAGGACGTAGGTCCCGATCCGGGCCTTTGGCTCAAGCGTGACGGACAGCACTTACCGCACCCTTGCGCCCATCACCCACCCTCGTGCCAAAATAGGACAAGGAGTCCGGGGAGGGTTCCTTCCGTCCAAGTAAGGGCGGAAAGCTCAGCATTGCACTCTATGGGGGGTCTGAGGACTCCTGATCGCTCTGTGACTGATCGTCACAGGGGCGTGACTGTCCGTTATGGCATGGTCCATCGACTTCCGCCGCTGATGAACACCTGCGAGGGCAATTCCATCGGTTTGGCCGACGTGGCTGGACGGATGGTGTAGTTGTAGTGCCGAGGACAAGCCGTTCGTCCTATAACCGACTCGGCCCGCTACTGCCATTTCGGGCAACGCGGGTCAAGGTGCAGAATTTAGAGGAAAGAACCGAGAAGGTTCGGTTCTCCCGAGGAGGCCGCTCATGACCGCTCGCACCCCTGATGCCGAGCCGCTGCTGACCCCTGCCGAGGTTGCCACGATGTTCCGCGTGGACCCGAAGACGGTGACCCGTTGGGCGAAGGCGGGCAAGCTCACGTCCATCCGCACCCTGGGTGGGCACCGCCGGTACCGCGAGGCCGAGGTTCGCGCTCTGCTGGCGGGTATTCCGCAGCAGCGTAGCGAGGCCTGAGGCGCTCGCGACTTACGCAACACCCCGTAATACCTGCACCACCGGGCACACGCCGGGTCCCCCAACCTGGTCCGCCCACCCCAAGCTCTGCTGACGAACGACCTGCCCCAACAGGTTCTCCGTCGTCGATCGCGCTGGACTCCGCCGGGTCCAGCGCGATCTTTTTATGTCCGGCGCCGACCCCGTCCCTGCGGTGCAATTGCACATATTAAATCGAAGCCATGTAGGAAGGGTGTAAGTGAAGCACTTCCGAAAACGGATTGAGTGACACCCGTCACATCGTCAGACTCTTGTCATGGAACAGCCTTCCACCCCCCGGAGGCTCGCCAACGCGCCGTTGGTCACCCCTTGCCGGGACCTTGGTCCCTCGCGGGCGGGAACGCAAGAAGGCCCGCACCGAACGGTGCGGGCCTTCTTCGCTGGCGATCCTGACGGGACTTGAACCCGCGACCTCCACCTTGACAGGGTGGCGAGCTAACCAACTGCTCCACAGGACCTTCGCAGCCGCTGAACCGTGGCTGCGAAGATGACTGTACAGCAGGTCAGCGGTCTGGTCGAACTCGCCGGGCGGGCCCGCCGAACGGGCTACGGCACCGCCGCGTCGATCGCCTTCACGATCCGCTTGTCGGAGACCGGGTGGGCCGTGCCCAGGGCGTGCGCGAAGTAGCTCACCCGCAGCTCCTCGATCATCCAGCGGATGTCCGTGACCTGCGTCGGCACCGGCCGGCCCTTGGGGAGCTGTTCGAGCAGCCACGCGTACTCGTCCAGCATCTCGTGGACCTTCTCCATGCGGGTGGTGTCCCGCTGCACGCCCGTCGGCATCTGCTGCAGCCGCCGGTCCGCCGCCACCAGGTAGCGCATCAGGTCCGGCAGCCGCTTCAGGCCCGTACGGGTCACGAAACCGGCCGGCATCAGCCAGGACAGCTGGTCGCGCACGTCCTTGAGGTTGGGGAGCAGCGCGGGGCTGCCGGTGGCCTTCAGGCGCCGCTCACAGGCCTGCCAGGCCGCCAGGACCTGCTGCACCTGCCCCACGGTCCGCACGGTCAGCTCGACGAGGTCCGCGCGGACCTTGTCGTACAGCTTCCGGAAGGACTCCTCGTCCCAGGCCGGGCCGCCGTGGTCCGCGATCAGCCGGTCGGCCGCCGCGGTCGCGCAGTCGTCGAACAGCGCCTGGATCGAGCCGTGCGGGTTCGCCGACAGGGCCAGCTTCTGCTGGTTGGTCAGCCGGTCCGAGGCGAACTTCGCCGGGTTCACCGGAATGTTCAGCATGATCAGCTTCCGGGTGCCCCGCCACATCGCCAGCTGCTGCTCGGCCTCCGTGTCGAAGAGCCGTACGGCCACGCTGTCGCCCTCGTCGACGAGGGCCGGGTACGCCTTGACCGGCTGGCCGGCCCGACGGGTCTCGAAGACCCGGGTGAGCGTGCCGATCGTCCACTCCTTGAGCCCTGAGCGCTCCAGAGAGGGCCCGGAGCCGTCCGGGCCGCCCGTCGCCGCCGCGGCGGCCTTGGAGAGCGCCTGACGGGCCTTGGGGCGCATCCGCAGCTTGAGCGCCTCCAGGTCCTTGTCCTCGGCCAGCTTGCGGCGCCGCTCGTCGACGATCCGGAAGGTGATCGTGAGGTGCTCGGGCAGCTTCGCCCAGTCGAAGTCCTCGGCGGTCACCGGGACGCCGACCATCCGCTGGAGCTCGCGGGCGAGCGCGGTCGTCAGCGGCTCCTGGACGGGCACGACCGCGTCCAGGAAGCGGGTCGCGAAGTTCGGCGCCGGGACGTAGTGGCGGCGGATCGGCTTGGGGAGGGACCGGATCAGCTCCGTGACGACCTCCTCGCGCAGGCCCGGGATCTGCCACTCGAAGCCCTCGTCGGTGACCTGGTTGAGCACCTGGAGCGGGACGTGCACGGTCACGCCGTCCGCGTCCGCGCCCGGCTCGAACTGGTACGTCACCCGGAACTTCAGCGCGCCCTGCCGCCACGAGTCCGGGTAGTCGTCCTTGGTGACCGCTCCCGCCTTCTCGTTGATGAGCATCTCGCGCACGAAGTCGAGGAACTCCGGCTCCTCGTGGCGCTTGTGCTTCCACCACGAGTCGAAGTGCGCCCCCGAGACGACGTGCTCGGGCACCCGCTTGTCGTAGAAGTCGTACAGCGTCTCGTCGTCGACGAGGATGTCCCGGCGCCGGGCCCGGTGCTCCAACTCCTCGACCTCGGTGAGGAGTTTGCGGTTGTCGGCGAAGAACTTGTGGTGGGTGCGCCAGTCGCCCTCGACCAGCGCGTTGCGGATGAACAGCTCGCGGGAGGCCTCGGGGTCGATCCGGCCGTAGTTCACCTTGCGGTCGGCGACGATCGGCACGCCGTACAGCGTCACCTTCTCGAAGGCCATGACCGCGGCCTGGTCCTTCTCCCAGTGCGGCTCGCTGTACGTCTTCTTCACCAGGTGCTGGGCCAGCGGCTCGATCCACTCGGGCTCGATCCGCGCGTTGACCCGCGCCCACAGGCGGGAGGTCTCCACCAGCTCGGCGGACATGACGAGCCGCGGGGGCTTCTTGAAGAGCGCGGAGCCGGGGAAGATCGCGAACTTGGCGCTGCGGGCGCCGAGGTACTCGTTCCGGGTGCCCTCCCGCTTGCCGTCCCTGCCGCCGCCGTCCTTGGACTCCTTCACGTCCTTCAGGCCGATGTGGCTGAGGAGACCGGAGAGCAGGGACACGTGGACGGACTGCTCCGGGGCGTCCTCCTCGTTGGGGTGTATCCCCATCTGCTTCGCGACGGTCCGCAGCTGGGCGTAGATGTCCTGCCACTCGCGGATCCGCAGGAAGTTGAGGTACTCCTGCTTGCACATCCGGCGGAAGGAGCTGGAGCCGCGCTCCTTCTGCTGCTCGCGGATGTAGCGCCAGAGGTTGAGGAAGGCGAGGAAGTCGCTCGTCTCGTCCTTGAAGCGGGCGTGCTGCTGGTCGGCCTGCGCCTGCTTCTCGGAGGGCCGCTCGCGCGGGTCCTGGATGGAGAGCGCGGCCGCGATGACCATGACCTCGCGGACGCAGCCGTTCCGGTCGGCCTCCAGGACCATCCGGGCGAGCCGCGGGTCGACGGGCAGCTGGGACAGCTTGCGACCCTGCTCGGTGAGCCGCTTCTTCGGGTCCTTCTCGGCCGGGTTCAGCGCGCCGAGCTCCTGGAGCAGCTGCACGCCGTCCCGGATGTTGCGGTGGTCCGGCGGGTCGATGAAGGGGAACTTCTCGATGTCGCCGAGGCCGGCCGCGGTCATCTGGAGGATGACGGAGGCCAGGTTGGTGCGCAGGATCTCCGCGTCGGTGAACTCCGGCCGGGTGAGGAAGTCGTCCTCGGAGTACAGCCGGATGCAGATGCCGTCGCTGGTACGGCCGCAGCGGCCCTTGCGCTGGTTGGCGCTGGCCTGGCTGACCGGCTCGATCGGCAGCCGCTGCACCTTGGTGCGGTGGGAGTAGCGGGAGATGCGGGCGGTGCCCGGGTCGATCACGTACTTGATGCCGGGGACGGTGAGCGAGGTCTCGGCCACGTTCGTCGCGAGGACGATCCGGCGGCCGGAGTGCGCCTGGAAGACCCGGTGCTGCTCGGCATGGCTCAGCCGCGCGTACAGCGGCAGCACCTCGGTGGAGCGCAGCTGCTTCTTGATCAGGGCGTCCGCGGTGTCGCGGATCTCGCGCTCGCCGGAGAGGAAGACCAGGACGTCGCCGGGGCCCTCGGCCTGGAGCTCGTCCACGGCGTCGCAGATCGCGGTGATCTGGTCCCGGTCGGACTCCTCGCTGTCCTCTTCGAGGAGCGGGCGGTAGCGCACCTCGACCGGGTACGTGCGGCCGCTGACCTCGACGATCGGGGCGTCGCCGAAGTGGCGGGAGAAGCGCTCCGGGTCGATGGTCGCGGAGGTGATCACGACCTTCAGGTCGGGGCGCTTCGGCAGCAGCTGGG includes the following:
- a CDS encoding nuclear transport factor 2 family protein; the encoded protein is MTHHEHPDAALVRQGYEAFMHGDMEALSALMTSDCTHHAPGTTRFGGHFKGRDNVLAMYGSLAEYTGGTLRIELGTITVDGRGHAIASHKWFAEHGDRGIEMPGALFFTIIGGKVSDIDECVEDIAELDAFYSLGG
- a CDS encoding maleylpyruvate isomerase family mycothiol-dependent enzyme; translation: MPPAKKRARSYDSAKTRAAVLAQFGHVRDAVLALPPAALDGPTRLGAWTVRELAGHIAWMVDSVPALLAAPEPAKQELPLLDWPSVTASAAGRIDEHTRGIGTADLAGLYERTREAYETAVAAAPDTRLLPVSFGAMTLADFLVTRTVELVVHTDDLSAATGVGIPYDRQALAACTRLLADTLAARAPGGAVEVRVPPYAVVQCVEGPRHTRGTPPNVVETDPLTWIRLATGRADWAVELDAARVSASGERADLAGLLPLMG
- a CDS encoding META domain-containing protein, with the translated sequence MKKPRVFAALVPLLFLVACGAQQGTGSGAGTVTPGLPVEGTDWTIGAVTVDGARSAAPPGARVAFTEDGRARGNSGCNTFGAAVAVDGTSLTVSPSEVTEIGCPADLHRFETALLKAFDGRLKGEWRGKALTLTSPDGRRVVELSAEPDAPLVGTTWTVDGLLSGKTAASLPAGSEGKAKLTFGKDGRLTGSLGCNRVTAPARISGGTITLGAIATTRMICTGPQMDLETKLYEALDGPLGYRLDHRTLTVTDADGQGFTATAG
- the purF gene encoding amidophosphoribosyltransferase, with product MPRGDGRLNHDLLPGEKGPQDACGVFGVWAPGEEVAKLTYFGLYALQHRGQESAGIAVSNGSQILVFKDMGLVSQVFDETSLGSLQGHIAVGHARYSTTGASVWENAQPTFRATAHGSIALGHNGNLVNTAQLAEMVAELPKREGRSTQVAATNDTDLVTALLAGQADEDGKPLTIEQAAAKVLPEVRGAFSLVFMDEHTLYAARDPQGIRPLVLGRLERGWVVASESAALDICGATFVREVEPGELVAIDENGIRTSRFAEAKPKGCVFEYVYLARPDTDIAGRNVYLSRVEMGRKLAKEAPVEADLVIATPESGTPAAIGYAEASGIPFGAGLVKNAYVGRTFIQPSQTIRQLGIRLKLNPLKEVIKGKKLVVVDDSIVRGNTQRALVRMLREAGAAEVHIRISSPPVKWPCFFGIDFATRAELIANGMTVDEIGKSLGADSLSYISLDGMIEATTIQKPNLCRACFDGEYPMELPDPELLGKQLLETELAAGPAATAAADALRRP
- the purM gene encoding phosphoribosylformylglycinamidine cyclo-ligase, whose translation is MSQATGASYASAGVDIEAGDRAVELMKEWVKKTQRPEVLGGLGGFAGLFDASALKRYERPLLASATDGVGTKVDIARQMGVYDTIGHDLVAMVMDDIVVCGAEPLFMTDYICVGKVHPERVAAIVKGIAEGCVLAGCALVGGETAEHPGLLGPDDFDVAGAGTGVVEYDRLLGADRIRTGDAVIAMASSGLHSNGYSLVRHVVFDRAGMTLDQQVEEFGRTLGEELLEPTKIYSLDCLALTRTTDVHAFSHITGGGLAANLARVIPDGLHATVDRSTWAPGAVFDLVGKAGQVERLELEKTLNMGVGMMAVVPADSVDAALTTLADRGVESWVAGEITERGDKASGAELVGDYAK
- a CDS encoding DUF3073 domain-containing protein — encoded protein: MGRGRAKAKQTKVARQLKYSSGGTDLSRLANELGASTSNQPPNGEPFEDDDDEEDDPYAQYADLYNTDEDEDDESGPASTQRRA
- a CDS encoding Leu/Phe/Val dehydrogenase — its product is MTDVTGVPDVLHTLFHSEQGGHEQVVLCQDRATGLKAVIALHNTALGPALGGTRFYPYATEAEAVADALNLSRGMSYKNAMAGLDHGGGKAVIIGDPETIKTEELLLAYGRFVASLGGRYVTACDVGTYVADMDVVARTNQWTTGRSPENGGAGDSSVLTAFGVFQGMRASAQFLWGDPTLRGRKVGVAGVGKVGHYLVEHLISDGAEVVITDVREESVRRITEKFPQVSVVADTDALIRTEGLDVYAPCALGGALNDATVPVLTAKIVCGAANNQLAHPGVEKDLSERGILYAPDYVINAGGVIQVADELHGFDFDRCKAKATKIFDTTLEIFARAKSDGIPPAAAADRIAEQRMAEARRD
- the bldC gene encoding developmental transcriptional regulator BldC; translation: MTARTPDAEPLLTPAEVATMFRVDPKTVTRWAKAGKLTSIRTLGGHRRYREAEVRALLAGIPQQRSEA